From a region of the Vaginimicrobium propionicum genome:
- a CDS encoding TetR/AcrR family transcriptional regulator, with amino-acid sequence MPKSSTPARQAIINATAELICAHGVTGTTISQIIKSSGTSVGAIYHHFANRNQVVAEVARQAISWPLSSLAAYRCNPRSPEELLGFAIDALRSAPEVGDLLIQLGAGAATDDELGQLLRQEFVQLRVGLEDTMNAWARINNISPKLLAGRAQLLVGLALGFVSQRRLLSNFDEDAYLRSATAAMKVAS; translated from the coding sequence GTGCCTAAATCCTCAACGCCAGCTAGGCAGGCGATAATTAACGCCACCGCAGAGTTAATTTGCGCCCATGGAGTAACCGGCACCACTATTTCTCAAATCATAAAATCGTCTGGGACTAGCGTCGGCGCTATTTATCACCATTTCGCCAACCGCAATCAAGTTGTTGCAGAGGTTGCACGTCAAGCTATCTCATGGCCCTTGAGCAGTTTGGCTGCCTACAGATGTAACCCGCGTTCCCCTGAGGAGTTACTCGGCTTCGCCATTGACGCTTTGCGTTCAGCTCCAGAAGTTGGCGACTTATTGATTCAACTAGGGGCTGGCGCGGCCACTGATGATGAGCTGGGTCAGTTACTACGCCAAGAATTCGTCCAATTGCGGGTTGGGTTAGAGGACACCATGAACGCCTGGGCGCGCATCAACAATATCTCTCCCAAGCTACTTGCTGGACGCGCCCAGCTGCTAGTCGGATTGGCTTTAGGGTTCGTTTCTCAACGACGTTTGCTAAGCAATTTTGACGAGGATGCTTATCTGCGTTCTGCTACCGCTGCAATGAAAGTTGCCTCCTAA